A genomic region of Aspergillus oryzae RIB40 DNA, chromosome 1 contains the following coding sequences:
- a CDS encoding ribonuclease P subunit p30 family protein (protein subunit of nuclear ribonuclease P (RNase P)): MFYDLNVPCGPDDPELYPTLSFLAELGYTTIALSQTLNGKLPPNPTPPPVPTNVPKGLTILTRVNLPLSDPTQNQRLTTLTQAYDLVAIRPANEKALLNACTNLECDVISLDLSVRQPYHFKFKMLSAAIARGIRFEICYGPGVTGSGADARRNLIGNAMSLIRATRGRGIIISSEARKALAVRAPWDVINLACVWGLSQERGKEAICEEARKTVALAKLKRTSWRGIIDVIDGGEKSKPKTDKPASKQKGAASKQKDTPQSESNSDTLKRKASVEETEKPLSKREMKRRAKKARLGVIDGEDSATTPANS, encoded by the exons GCTTTCTTGCAGAAC TCGGTTACACAACGATCGCCCTTTCGCAAACTCTCAACGGAAAGCTTCCTCCAAATCCTACTCCCCCACCTGTTCCCACCAATGTTCCCAAGGGCCTGACAATACTCACCCGCGTGAACCTACCACTCTCCGACCCCACGCAGAATCAGCGACTTACCACCCTCACCCAAGCGTATGATCTAGTAGCAATCCGCCCAGCGAATGAAAAGGCCCTGTTGAATGCATGCACCAATCTGGAATGCGACGTGATTTCCTTAGATCTCTCCGTGCGACAGCCGTACCACTTCAAGTTTAAAATGCTCTCCGCCGCTATCGCACGAGGAATTCGCTTTGAAATATGCTACGGCCCGGGAGTCACGGGGAGCGGCGCCGACGCCCGGCGCAACCTCATCGGCAATGCTATGTCGCTGATCCGCGCAACACGCGGAAGAGGAATCATTATCTCGAGTGAGGCCAGGAAGGCTCTGGCTGTTCGGGCGCCGTGGGATGTGATTAATCTGGCATGCGTCTGGGGCCTGTCACAAGAGCGCGGTAAAGAGGCTATCTGCGAGGAAGCGAGAAAAACAGTCGCGCTGGCGAAGTTGAAGCGCACCAGCTGGCGTGGAATTATCGATGTCATTGACGGTGGAGAAAAGTCGAAACCGAAGACCGACAAGCCCGCGTCTAAACAAAAAGGCGCTGCCTCCAAGCAAAAGGACACCCCTCAATCCGAGAGCAACAGCGACACTCTCAAGAGGAAAGCATCTGTAGAGGAGACCGAAAAGCCACTGTCGAAACGGGAGATGAAGCGCAGAGCTAAGAAAGCTCGGCTGGGAGTGATTGACGGTGAAGACAGTGCGACAACGCCAGCCAATAGCTAA